In Candidatus Zixiibacteriota bacterium, the DNA window CCGAAGTCTGCTGAAGACAATTCTATTCCAAAAATGAGTTTAGTCGGGCGGGTCTGCGGACAGACCTGCCGATTATTTCAATGTCATACCGGCGGAAGCCGATAACCAAATAACTCCACTATTAGTAGGTCAAGCTCTTTGTGATCCTGACTTCTCATTTTATGTCGGGCAGAGACGTCCGACGCCACAGAACAGCGGGCAGGCGCGGCAACCTCAGTTGATGTTCCGTCAGGTATTGGCTATATCGTTGCGTGAGCAAGGATATAGCCAATACCTGGACGGTCACTTGGCGCGCGACAGGGTCACCGTCCTCTGTCGGTGGCGTCTCACATAAAAAAACTGCCCGAACAATGCGTCCGGGCAGTTTTTCATTTACCAGCAAAGGTTCTTGTTCAGAAAGAGATTATTTGTTCTCCATCTGAGCCCTGAGCAATTCTCTCTCGGCTTGTTCAGCATCGAGCCGGGTGCGCAGAACCTTTAGTTCTAATTCACGAAGGTCAACTTTGTAAAAGTCATCTATCTTAACCGTCGTGATACTGTCGGTAGCAGAGGGCCAGTTGACATGCTCTCCCATCAGTACAAAATCAGCGCTACCGCGTCCGACAAAGCTCGCGACCGATCCATACGAGCTTGGAATATACAGGGCCGTTATACGTGGGGCCTGGATATTCGTAATTGCGTTTGAACCATTCATCGGGTGGGCCAAACCTTCGAATGCGAACGTGTAATTACCGGCTTCCTTATAAAAAATTTGCTCTGAACCGACATACATATAATGTCTGCGAGACGGGGCGTCGTTGTCGCCATTTCCGATTAGTCGAGACTGCGGACCCAACGCACCTGTGCTGGGCTCAGACCCGACTTGGACGTACGCCTGATTGCGCTGACTGGTTCCATATATCTCGAGATAAGCTTCACCCCGAACAAGGACATACCCGGCGGCTGGCAACACTATGGTTACACTCGTCAAGGCTTGTGTGGCAGTCGAACGCTGTGTCAAGGTGACTGTTGAGGAAACAACATTTGAAGCCAATCCTGGTTCATCGAGAATTTCAGGAGACGCTATCGCGTCATCAGGAAGGTTTACCGAGCCGTCGCCTCCCTCGCCAACAACATCCAATAAGCCAGTTGGATTATCCGTACCTATTCCGACACCGCCTCGAGCGCGGACGATGAATTGATCTTCACCGGTAGTCGAAAAGTCCTCGTCAAGTTGGTCTGCCCAGACAAAGGACCCATTATGCAGAGCTTTGGCGCGATAGCCGGCCGCAAGGGAATGGTCGCCATTTGCTTCGTTATTGTTACCGCCCGGGACTGTTGCATACGCGCCATCGGCCCCATTTTCAAATCCTCCGCTGATTGTAGAGTACAGTCCATCGGCTGAGTTGTGGGCGCCGCCGCCAATTGTTGCTCCTTCGGCTGTGGCCGAATTACTATAGCCACCGCCAACTACTGAGATCGTTCCCGACGCTGCATTTCCAGAACCGCCGCTGATTGTCGAAGAGTCGCCATCGCCAGCATTCTCAAAGCCAAATACGGTTGTGTTATTGCCATCGGTGCTGTTTTGACCCATGGTAATCTGCCCGATACCCGTAATGTCTCCGCCAGGAGAAACTACAAACGTTGTATCCTGCTCTGTTTCACCAAAAAAGGTCATTGACCCATCGCGAATTTCGATGCTTCTGGTCAATCCGGTGGCTCCACTGCGGGCACGTGAATCTACTGGTTCATAAATACCAAGTATCGGCGAACCAGTTCCTGAAAATCCGATCAGTATTCTCCCTACTTCGGCTACACTCTGATTCGTCGGTTCCCCTGCCGTGAAAAAGGATGGTCCCGACGGCGTGATTGATAGGCCGCCGATAATATTGCCTCCGGTTGTGTTATCAATAGTAGCAACCCGAAGAGCATATCCGCTCGATGTCAACCGTGTGCGAGGCAAAATTGTCTCGCCACCCACGCTGATCTCAAGATAGCGCTCTGTGCCTCTGAAAACCGAATCAACCAAGGGGACAAGTGAGCCAAGGACGACATTGAAAAGTCCGTCCATGACAAGCACGCCCGTATGCGGCTCAGACCATTTCGCCGCACCGCCAGTTGGCGCGTCATAAATGGAAAATGTGATATCATACTGGCTGTTTGGTACTGGCGCGCCTGAGAGCTCAAGCCGGCCTTGATAGCTCATAAGCGTCGGCGCTTCGGCGTGACCGCTCTGCGCTACAATCAGCGCGAGAGTGAGAGTGAAGAGAATCTTTCGCAATCTGTTCACATTTCCTTCCTGTTCTATTGGCAGCCCACTGCCTCAAAAAAGTTAGCTTGCCATTATCGTCTGCCTGCTCTCAACGTAACTGAAGCGGCCTTCATTAATGCCGCATCGCTCAGAGAAAGGCTACTTTTCTGTAGATTGCCTCAGGAAGAAATAAGCTTCAGAATGTTCGTCAACCTAAGTCAATCCAGGATACGTCCCCACGATAGAAATTCGAAAGTGTACCCTTCTAATGCCATAAAATCGCCTTTTTTTCAAAAATGTCAAGAGTAAATTGCGAGTGATTCGCATAAAAATGCGTTCAGGATGTAATGGATGAGTAGTTTCGTATTTCAATCCGAGGCTGACTTGGCTATCCTACCTGTACCATGCTTCTTAAACGACTCGGAATCTCCAAGAATGTCTTCGTCCTCGGATGGGTCAGCTTTTTTAATGACATCGCATCCGAAATGATTTACCCCCTCATTCCCATATTTTTAACAACAACTCTGGGCGCGCCGGTAAGTGTTGTCGGGCTGATCGAAGGGATAGCCGAAGCCATATCCAGCATTCTCAAAATAATTTCGGGCAGGGTGTCCGACAGAGTCAGGCTCCGAAAGCCCTTTGTTACAATTGGTTATCTGCTCAGTTCTGTCTCCAAAGCGTTGCTCGGCGCAGCAACCGGGTGGCCGCTCGTGTTGGCGGCTCGCTTTACAGATAGATTTGGCAAAGGTATTCGGACCTCGGCTCGCGACGCCCTCATTGCCGAAAGCTCTGAATTATATTCCATTGGCCGCTCATTTGGCTTTCATCGCGCTCTTGACACCCTTGGCGCAGTCATCGGCCCGCTGATCGGTTTGGCCATCCTCAGCGCGGTTCAAGGCAGCTATTCAATTGTGTTCCTTCTCTCGGCCATCCCCGGTTTGGTCGGTGTCGCGCTTTTGATTTCCTATGTGAAGGAAACGCGAACTATTAAGGCGGCCAGCCCATTGCCGAAATTCCAATGGAAGACCCTCAGTCCCTCGTATAAAATATTCTTGCTGATTATTATTATCTTTTCACTCGGTAACAGCTCCGATGCCTTTTTGATCCTTCGCGCCCAGCAGATGGGGATGTCCACAACAAACATCGTCTTACTCTATACGCTCTTCAATTTAGTCTACGCCCTCGGCTCAATTCCCGCCGGGATTCTGAGCGATCGCTTTGGCTCAAAGCGTATTCTGAATGCCGGGTTTTTTCTCTTTGCTTTGGTCTATGCCGCTTTTGGACTGATAACTGAAAGCGCATTACTCTGGCTTCTCTTCCCGCTCTACGGTCTCTATATGGCATTGACTGAGGGAGTGAGCAAAGCCTTTATCGCATCCCTTATTCCGCGCGAACAAAGCGGAACTGCTTTTGGTATCTTTCAGACGGCAATTGGTCTTTCCAGTTTGGTCGCGTCCGTTGTGGCGGGGATTCTGTGGACCGAAATCTCAGTCCCTGCACCGTTTCTTCTCGGCTCTGCCACAGCTCTTTTGGCGGCTTTGCTCTTTTTTTGGCTTATGAGAGCCCGTGCGATTACAGTAGATTGATCATGTGGAACTCTATTCGCATGACGCAAGACAAATAAGAAAAGGAAATCGATGAAGAAACAAGTGATATTAAAGTTTGAGCATCGCGGTCAGGACCTGCTTGCTAAGCATGTTTACCTTCGGAGGCTCACGGCCACTGTGTTTTTCTCCGCAGTGATACTGCTCCTCTGGCTTCTCGTTGGAATGTTTGGTTATCATTGGTTCGCTGATTTGTCTTGGATCGATGCATTTCTCAATGCATCAATGATAATGAGCGGCATGGGGCCGGTTGACACCATTCACCCTGCGGCCGCAAAGGCATTTGCCGGTTTCTATGCCATCTTGAGTGGAGTCATTTTCCTGGGAGTCTTTGGTCTGCTGGCCGCCCCTATCATTCATCGATTCCTTCATCGCTTCCACATCGATGAGAACAATCGCACATAAGCTCGTATAATCCTCTTGAGCTTTATTTCAAAGGGTGCCTACTCCCGATCTCTGTGGTGTCGGGCGGGGCGCCCGACACCACGTGTCCCGTCGTTGCGAGTCCGCCGCAGGCGGACTGACCTACTAATTGGATAGAGAGCTATTTTAGCCGTCTTAAAGCTCGATACGAACAGCACCGTGGACTTGCTGTTCATCATCGTACAAACTACTTGGCATGGTACTTCAAACTCTGACCGAAACGAATCAAGAACCCACACATTTTGATCATAATGCCCATTGCGACGAGTCCCGCTTCCTTAGCGGGACGAGGTGGCAATCTCATATTCCGCGTCGGTTTAATTTTATCTTAACAAGACCATCTTGCGCGAGGCAATCGATTCACCGGTCTTTAACTGATACAAGTACATTCCCGAGCCCACCTGTTCGCCGCGGTTGTTACGTCCGTCCCAGATCACTGAATGCCTTCCGGCAGACTGTCTTTCGTCTACCAGTTGACGTACTCTCTGCCCAAGAATATTCAGAACATCCAATTGAACAGTAGTTGGCTGGGAGAGGTCATATTCAATTCTCGTTTCCGGATTGAATGGATTTGGATAATTTTGATCGAGCGTAAAGGAAGCCGGCAGCGGCGCTTGTTCTCTCTCTGCATCAACAACAGACTCAAAAGTATAAAGATAGAGAGTATCTCCGCCGATGCCTGCCAAAAGAAGCTGTTTCTCTGGCGTCTGTCGTTCGACAAAACGCGGTGAGCGAATACAGTGATCGAGATAGTGGCTACCTGTGAGCCGACCGCTTTCCCACTGCATCACAACCACCTTGTCGCATCCGTGCATACCGACCAGACACGATTCCGGTTCATATTTTTCCATGAATTTCTGCCCGGTGAGTGGTGTAAACCATTTCTCTTCAATTATATCACGAGAATAGCTGTAACAAATAGCGTACCTTCCAGCATTCGCGTGGTTGCCTAACCAGTCAACGCCTGAGCCGTGATAAATAATTTCATGATAATTATCGCTTGGATCAAAATTACCAGAAAAGATTGGACCCCATTTAGAGCCATGTAGCCATTTTTTTCCGATAGCGGAGCCGTTCCTATTTGCGAGGGTCAATAGGCTCCCGGCACCATATAACACATTGGGATCATCGTAAGACTCCCTAAAATCGTGCCCGTAAACGTCCCATCGGTATCCCCATATTTCCTGCGTGCTGTCATCGGAGAAGTTGCCGCTCACATTGTTGGTCATGTTCCACTGGGCTTGAACAGTATCGAGGTAAGATGTAAATTCAGTTGTCAGAGTCCATGTGTACCACCACGGCCCTTGAGTGAGCTCATAACACTCGAAGTAATGTGAAAAACCCAAAGTAATGCTGTACGAGCCATCAGGCTTGGAATTAAACCGTATATGGTTTTCCAAGGTTTTTCCTGACATGCAGTGACCGGAGTAATTAGTTTTCCAGACCTGAGAAATACGCACTGTATCGTCTGTTATACGCAACATCAGCACACCGGGAAATCTCAACGATTCCTGATTTTCGTTCATTATATAGACCGCATAAATCACCAACGTATCGCGGTTGTCTGAGTAGCGATGAATAATTTTCCCCGGATGATGCGCCAGCGAAATCTCGCGCTTTACACCGCCAGCTCCGTCAAATACCGTGATTTTCTTGTTAGCCGAGTCAGATAAAATAAATCCGCTAATTTCCCCCATGTCACTTTGAAGAATATCAATATACTGAACACTGTCGATTCTATGAAGATGTTTTGAGAACAAGAGTTGTGGCGGCTCAAGAGCAAACGCATCGAATGCGACTGTGGACAATATGAGCGTGAGCAGTGCTGCTAAATTAGCTTTTCTCATGATACCCTCGCTTGAATCTTCGGCACTTATGCTCCGACCCAATGATTAGTATATTTTCTTCGCTACTCTGTGCCTCTTTCATTGTACACACACCTCATCCGACAGGAGGCACTTTCAATATAATTAACCGACAGAAATTAACCAGCGAATAATGAACCCACATCCCCAATATACCGCTTCGATATCGGGCCACTCCCCACCATTGGACATCTTCTCAAACCCTGCTGGCGGTGTTTCGGCAGGCTATGCTTGCGCCTGCGATTTTTGCGAGAGTGACGGGGGGGATTCTTAAGGCAGAAGATTTCTTCTACCGGCTGAGATCTTTTTCCCAATTGAGAGTTATCACAAAAGTCGCCTCTTGCTGATTGCCATCTGGAACATTAATGATAAATCGCTGGCCGTCTCTTGAAACATCGTAGCGATACATAAGACCGATTCCTTTCGTATTATATCTCCGGTTAAAGAGCTTCTGCGGCGCACCAATGGTAATTTTATCTCCATCGATGGAAACCGGAACTGCCATAAAATCCCATTCCGGTGTGACATAATATAGTTCCTTGCCGTCTGCTCGGAATTTTGGGGCAAATCCCTCAGAGGTTGAAACCTGCCATTTGCCGCTCGTGCCAGATGAATTCCGAATGTATATTTGGCTTGTTCCGGATTCGTCACTTTGATACGCGACAAACCGTCCGTTAGGCGTAAATGAACCGCGACGTTCCTGAAATTCCTTGTTCGTAGAAATTTCTTGAATTTTGCTCGTATCCTCAAGATTGAGGATGAAAATATTCCATTGGTCGGTCCACTTGTTAAAGAGCAAGAATTTCCCATCGCGCGAAGCCTCTGCCGCAGTACAGAAAGATTCTCCTGAGGCGAGTATACTTCGGGGATCGCCCGACCCGTCTGACCTTAGTGAGAAAATCTGTCCGGATCCACCGGCGTCGGAGGTGTAAAAAATCGACTCATTGTCGAATGACCATGCTGGGTGGAATTCGTTACCGCCGGAGAAAGTTAATTTTGAGGAAATATTTCGGGGAATATCGTGAACCCAAATGCTCACATCAAAATCGTCCCCACGCTCGTACACGCCATAAACCAATTTTTGATCGTCGAACGAAAGATCCACGTCGCCATAGTAATCGCTCCCGCCAATTCTACTCAGTTCTTTGCCTCCACGGTCGAACCAAATAAGGTTGGATTTAGAATTGCCGCTTCCTTGTTGGTAGGCGAGTGTGCCGTTTTGTGATACCGAGAATAGTCCCACAAGCTCTTCGACCGCTATATTGTCAGTGATCGCTGTTGCGTCGCCCACGAATTCTAAAACATCCTCGTCAAACTTCTGCATCACCAAAACACCGTCTCGAATGAAGATTACATGACCTGACGAAGTAAATTCTACGCGAGAGCCGACATCGAAGAAAGACTTATCTGCCGTGCCGTCTACTGCGCCCAGTTTGAGCATATTCGCACGAGAAGCGGCCGCACCCGTGTCAATAAAGGCGATATAAAAAAAGTGATTTCCATCGGGCAGAAAGGTAGGCCAGGCGTGAAATTTCTCTCCTTGAGCACGGTTTATTTTTGTTGCCCCTATTACTGCGCCGCCAGCTGCTGGCAACATCTGAATTGAATCAAAAGTCGACGCGTCAAAGATTACGACCCCATTCGTTCCCCAACTGCCGTCGCCGCCTCTCACCTGTACCACTTTTTGGGCAGGTCCTCCACTCACAAGGATTTTCTTAAATCCTTCTTGGCTGAAAAACCCGATAGACCGACTGTCCGGAGACCAGAACGGACGTTCCGCAATCTCGGTCCCGGGAAGTTTGTATGCTTGTAGCGCGTTCAGGGGACGAACCCATATACTTCTACTGCCGGATGAATCAGAACCCAAAAAAGAGAGCATTTTGCCGTCTGGTGAAAGTTTCGGACTACCGATCGATTCAAATTCCGGCATGGAAAGTGTAAATCGTGTAACTTCTACTTCTTCTTTCGGTTGGAAGAAGTATAGAGATGTAAAAACAACAGCCGTAATTATGCCGAGTGCCGCGACAATATTCGACATCCTGAATTGAAATCTTCTCTTCGAGGAAACTGAAAATGGTATTCCCGCCTGTGAACCAGATTGTGAAATCCAGCGAAGCTCATCGGTGAGGTCGCGAGCCGACTGCCATCTGTAGTGCGGGTCTTTTAAAAGACATTTTTTGACTACTCTATCGAGCGCGGGCGGGGTGAGAGGTTTAATTTCGGAAATCGACCTCGGTTCTCGCTCAATAATTGCGGCAATGAGACTCGCTTGGCTTTTTCCCTCGAACGGCCTGTTTCCCGTTATCATTTCATAGAGCAGTGCGCCAAAAGCAAAAATATCAGAGCGGGCATCGGCTTCACCCCCCTCGAGCTGTTCCGGCGACATATAGTTGAGCGTCCCCATAATTGCACCGGTACCCGTGAGCGGAGTCGACTGAGTCATGGCCGTGAGCGATTGGACAGCGCCCCCTTGCACGGTTATCTTTGCGAGCCCGAAATCGAGAAGCTTTGCGCCTTCACGAGTGAGAATGACATTGCCTGGTTTTAGGTCCCGGTGAATCAGTCCGCGCTCGTGAGCGGCGCTTAGCGCCGTGCCAATCTGAATTGCATAGTTCAGGACATCTTCGGTTGAGAGTGATGTCCTCTTGAGGCGCTCGGAAAGCGTTTCCCCTTCGAGATACTCCATGACAAAAAACGAAGTGCCATTTTCAAATCCGACATCATAGAGCGTGCAGATATTCGGATGGTTCAAGCTGGAGACAATTTTGGCTTCGCGTTCGAAACGGGCGCGAAGATCCTTGTCATGCGCCATGCGCTCCGGAAGGATTTTGAGAGCGACAATTCGGTCGAGCCGCGTATCCTTGGCTTTATAGACTTCGCCCATGCCGCCTGCGCCAATAGCAGATTCAATTATATATGGCCCGAGCTGTTGGCCTATTGTGAGAGACATTTCTTTCCTACCTTAATTTATCGTATCCGCGTGTTGTTCAATATAATCGATTCTCATGCTAAGATTCATAATTGAGTGGCCGGACAGCAAGGAGAAATTCGGACAGACCAAAGAATGCTTTTAGATCAACTGGGCACCCCAAACTTATATTTGTCTTAGCCCCGCTATGATCGTATGATATTATCAAATGAGAAGGCGGCAGAATCTGTATCACAACCACCCCCCCGAATCATAAACCATGCCAACATCGACAAAGCCAATCAAACTCTACATCCTTCGCTGTCGCGACAATAGTCTCTACACCGGAATTACAACCGATATCGACGAACGGCTTCGTGCCCACAACACCGGCAAAGGAGCAAAATACACTCGCGCACGTTTGCCTGTCAATTTGGTCTACACAGAACAGTGCGGTTCGCGATCACTTGCGCTCAAAAGAGAATGGCAGATCAAACGCTGGAACAAACAGAAAAAAGAGGCCTTCGTAAAAGCCTCATCTCAATAAATTATCAAAGCCGGATAGCCGCGTTAATATCGCTCATCCAACCGCCACATTTCTCTTTTAAGAAATAGTCCCGACAGGTTGGGCTCTTGTTCGGTCATTTCTCTGTCGATATATGTATTATGAATGGAACGACTCTTCTCATCGGTCTCATCACCGGATCGGTTGGCTCGGGATTCTTTATCTATGGCAAAAAGCAACGCAAATGGCTGCCGATGCTTTCTGGAGTCCTGCTATGTATCGCGCCCTATTTTGTCGAGAATCTGACACTGCTTGTGGGCCTGTCTATAGTTCTCTGCGCGGTCCCTTTTGTTATCAAGGGTGATTGACACTTCGAAAGCAGATGCAGGAAGAGCATATGCTGTCGCTCGTTGCAGCCCGGTATGACTTGCAGAGCCCCCTTGAAGTCGACCTTCTTGATCCCGCCCAAATTTTATTTGGATATCTGAGACCAAAAGAGTATCCTATTGGTATAGCCAGCGCTACCATGCGCTGGCCGATGTGGACTTCGTACCGATGCCAAACGTGAATAACATCACTCAGTTGCTGTCCTCCG includes these proteins:
- a CDS encoding amino acid transport protein; the protein is MNGTTLLIGLITGSVGSGFFIYGKKQRKWLPMLSGVLLCIAPYFVENLTLLVGLSIVLCAVPFVIKGD
- a CDS encoding FlgD immunoglobulin-like domain containing protein; protein product: MRKANLAALLTLILSTVAFDAFALEPPQLLFSKHLHRIDSVQYIDILQSDMGEISGFILSDSANKKITVFDGAGGVKREISLAHHPGKIIHRYSDNRDTLVIYAVYIMNENQESLRFPGVLMLRITDDTVRISQVWKTNYSGHCMSGKTLENHIRFNSKPDGSYSITLGFSHYFECYELTQGPWWYTWTLTTEFTSYLDTVQAQWNMTNNVSGNFSDDSTQEIWGYRWDVYGHDFRESYDDPNVLYGAGSLLTLANRNGSAIGKKWLHGSKWGPIFSGNFDPSDNYHEIIYHGSGVDWLGNHANAGRYAICYSYSRDIIEEKWFTPLTGQKFMEKYEPESCLVGMHGCDKVVVMQWESGRLTGSHYLDHCIRSPRFVERQTPEKQLLLAGIGGDTLYLYTFESVVDAEREQAPLPASFTLDQNYPNPFNPETRIEYDLSQPTTVQLDVLNILGQRVRQLVDERQSAGRHSVIWDGRNNRGEQVGSGMYLYQLKTGESIASRKMVLLR
- a CDS encoding MFS transporter, whose translation is MLLKRLGISKNVFVLGWVSFFNDIASEMIYPLIPIFLTTTLGAPVSVVGLIEGIAEAISSILKIISGRVSDRVRLRKPFVTIGYLLSSVSKALLGAATGWPLVLAARFTDRFGKGIRTSARDALIAESSELYSIGRSFGFHRALDTLGAVIGPLIGLAILSAVQGSYSIVFLLSAIPGLVGVALLISYVKETRTIKAASPLPKFQWKTLSPSYKIFLLIIIIFSLGNSSDAFLILRAQQMGMSTTNIVLLYTLFNLVYALGSIPAGILSDRFGSKRILNAGFFLFALVYAAFGLITESALLWLLFPLYGLYMALTEGVSKAFIASLIPREQSGTAFGIFQTAIGLSSLVASVVAGILWTEISVPAPFLLGSATALLAALLFFWLMRARAITVD
- a CDS encoding GIY-YIG nuclease family protein, whose product is MPTSTKPIKLYILRCRDNSLYTGITTDIDERLRAHNTGKGAKYTRARLPVNLVYTEQCGSRSLALKREWQIKRWNKQKKEAFVKASSQ
- a CDS encoding protein kinase, translating into MSLTIGQQLGPYIIESAIGAGGMGEVYKAKDTRLDRIVALKILPERMAHDKDLRARFEREAKIVSSLNHPNICTLYDVGFENGTSFFVMEYLEGETLSERLKRTSLSTEDVLNYAIQIGTALSAAHERGLIHRDLKPGNVILTREGAKLLDFGLAKITVQGGAVQSLTAMTQSTPLTGTGAIMGTLNYMSPEQLEGGEADARSDIFAFGALLYEMITGNRPFEGKSQASLIAAIIEREPRSISEIKPLTPPALDRVVKKCLLKDPHYRWQSARDLTDELRWISQSGSQAGIPFSVSSKRRFQFRMSNIVAALGIITAVVFTSLYFFQPKEEVEVTRFTLSMPEFESIGSPKLSPDGKMLSFLGSDSSGSRSIWVRPLNALQAYKLPGTEIAERPFWSPDSRSIGFFSQEGFKKILVSGGPAQKVVQVRGGDGSWGTNGVVIFDASTFDSIQMLPAAGGAVIGATKINRAQGEKFHAWPTFLPDGNHFFYIAFIDTGAAASRANMLKLGAVDGTADKSFFDVGSRVEFTSSGHVIFIRDGVLVMQKFDEDVLEFVGDATAITDNIAVEELVGLFSVSQNGTLAYQQGSGNSKSNLIWFDRGGKELSRIGGSDYYGDVDLSFDDQKLVYGVYERGDDFDVSIWVHDIPRNISSKLTFSGGNEFHPAWSFDNESIFYTSDAGGSGQIFSLRSDGSGDPRSILASGESFCTAAEASRDGKFLLFNKWTDQWNIFILNLEDTSKIQEISTNKEFQERRGSFTPNGRFVAYQSDESGTSQIYIRNSSGTSGKWQVSTSEGFAPKFRADGKELYYVTPEWDFMAVPVSIDGDKITIGAPQKLFNRRYNTKGIGLMYRYDVSRDGQRFIINVPDGNQQEATFVITLNWEKDLSR